A region of Lycium barbarum isolate Lr01 chromosome 3, ASM1917538v2, whole genome shotgun sequence DNA encodes the following proteins:
- the LOC132630394 gene encoding uncharacterized protein LOC132630394 has translation MEGIEFHHDGESSSSSINRGREIQSSYMGNIIEQIDMASSEHIELLDSCETEIISDPRHEFVVEKKIYKDKETLNAVMRQYAFMKQFQFRVKRSGTKSYHLVCPGDNCSWCLKASSLNESRLFKIRNFCDVHTCLLKDRIYEQRQATSNVVSIIIMDKYEDPKTIYTPKDISRDMRKQHGVTLTYMQAYRAKQKAMIMLQGDPTDSYSKIPAYLYILQKTYPGSVVRLEKTEEDRFLYTFVALEACIRGWEYCRPIVVVDGTHLKSTYKGTMLIACTLDPGVDSENDSSWTWFFERFRDAFGERENMCFVSDRHESIWNASAVVYPGLPHYACIWHLWNNLIKQCHRNKEQMRKLYYAMAKAYTLQEFNECMGRVTKIDRKHRRYLFEIGYHKWTQIHATVKRTWTHISNIAESINNATMNARELPVAKLLDFMRELVERWNATHNEEAKNTFTDLTKKYQEIINKNGVRASTEFLHTVIDGVRRFTVCLRARTCTCGRFQLDEIPCGHAMAAIVYRHQHGAEYTSAYYSNKNFLDTYAIPVVPLPCESTWDIPRHVKEEIVLPPDGKRTPRRPATKRMKPFHEGKFKKSTVTCSRCELTLPVVCWWTHWLSLVSNKHQSEPEARAATRFKTPLKPNCMKDVSNMINKLKDS, from the exons ATGGAGGGAATTGAATTCCATCATGATGGTGAAAGTAGTTCCAGTTCAATAAATAGGGGTCGAGAAATTCAATCTTCATACATGGGAAATATTATTGAACAAATTGATATGGCTTCAAGTGAACATATTGAGTTGTTGGATAGTTGTGAAACTGAAATAATAAGTGACCCTCGACATGAATTTGTTGTGGAAAAAAAGATTTACAAGGATAAAGAAACACTCAATGCAGTTATGaggcaatatgcctttatgaagCAGTTTCAATTTCGGGTGAAAAGGTCTGGTACAAAAAG CTATCATCTCGTATGCCCTGGTGACAATTGTTCATGGTGTTTAAAGGCCTCAAGTCTAAATGAGTCAAGGCTTTTCAAGATTAGGAATTTCTGTGATGTGCACACATGCTTGTTAAAGGATAGAATTTATGAACAACGTCAAGCAACTTCCAATGTCGTCAGCATTATTATAATGGATAAGTATGAAGATCCAAAAACAATATACACACCCAAGGATATATCTAGGGACATGAGGAAACAACATGGTGTAACATTGACCTACATGCAAGCTTATAGAGCGAAGCAAAAAGCAATGATTATGTTACAAGGGGATCCCACCGACTCGTACAGTAAAATTCCAGCCTACTTATACATTTTACAGAAGACATATCCGGGATCGGTTGTAAGATTGGAAAAAACAGAGGAAGACCGCTTCTTGTATACCTTTGTAGCATTGGAAGCTTGTATTAGAGGATGGGAGTATTGTAGACCTATAGTGGTGGTTGACGGAACCCATCTTAAATCAACTTACAAGGGGACTATGCTAATTGCTTGTACATTGGATCCAGGAG TTGATTCCGAAAATGATTCATCTTGGACATGGTTCTTTGAGCGGTTCAGGGATGCTTTTGGTGAGAGGGAGAACATGTGCTTTGTGTCGGACAGGCATGAAAGTATATGGAATGCGAGTGCAGTAGTGTACCCTGGGCTACCTCATTATGCCTGTATTTGGCATTTGTGGAACAATTTAATTAAGCAATGCCATAGAAACAAAGAGCAGATGAGGAAATTATACTATGCAATGGCTAAGGCATACACCCTCCAAGAGTTTAACGAATGCATGGGAAGGGTGACCAAAATAGATAGGAAGCATAGGAGATACTTGTTTGAGATTGGTTATCATAAATGGACACAGATACATGCAACAGTAAAAAGAACATGGACACATATTTCAAACATAGCTGAATCTATAAACAATGCTACAATGAATGCTAGGGAATTGCCGGTGGCAAAATTATTGGATTTCATGAGGGAATTGGTTGAAAGATGGAATGCGACGCACAATGAAGAAGCAAAGAATACATTCACAGATCTTACTAAAAAGTATCAAGAAATTATTAACAAGAATGGG GTACGAGCTTCCACTGAATTTCTACATACAGTGATTGATGGTGTTAGGAGGTTCACAGTGTGTCTTCGAGCTAGGACGTGTACTTGTGGAAGATTTCAACTGGATGAGATACCGTGCGGGCATGCTATGGCTGCTATAGTGTATAGGCACCAACATGGAGCGGAATATACCTCTGCCTACTACAGCAATAAGAATTTCCTCGATACATATGCAATACCAGTTGTGCCTCTTCCATGTGAAAGTACATGGGATATACCGAGGCATGTAAAGGAAGAGATTGTGTTGCCACCAGATGGTAAAAGAACACCAAGAAGACCAGCTACCAAACGAATGAAACCATTTCATGAGGGGAAATTTAAGAAATCAACAGTGACATGCAGCAGATGTG AGCTCACATTACCTGTGGTTTGTTGGTGGACTCACTGGCTTTCACTTGTATCTAATAAGCACCAATCAG AACCTGAAGCAAGAGCAGCTACACGATTCAAAACGCCTCTCAAACCAAATTGTATGAAAGACGTATCAAATATGATTAATAAACTCAAAGATTCATAG